In one Musa acuminata AAA Group cultivar baxijiao chromosome BXJ2-5, Cavendish_Baxijiao_AAA, whole genome shotgun sequence genomic region, the following are encoded:
- the LOC103985316 gene encoding WEB family protein At4g27595, chloroplastic isoform X2 — MLSSKSKSGLSEASVSKGTPATPRAGKSGRGGSTKADPFSPSPQQPSRASIDRSPKSVESRPTIEHRSPKITTSDQPRSVKGLELQTQLSAAQEDLKKAKEQLASVEKEKSLILEELKLSKKSADEANDKLQDALVAQRIAEEASEIDKFRADELEQAGIDAAQKKEDEWEEEFEIVRNQHAFDVAALLSTTQELQRVKQELAMTTEAKNSALGHADDAMKIAEINADKVELLSREVSRLKALLDSAVEGKNTEASELAEKEMDLKAMLNLAQEDFKKSNERLVSAKAEKTHILEELKEAKGLADEASERLKENLSAQERAEEDLEAYKIRASNLEQDNIRSAKKREEEWRTKLEIVENQHALNVAKLLSTTEELEKVQHELRMAIDAKNTALIQASEAMKSAEINAEKLELLSGETSQLKALLDSKLELDLVVFTLKNELEKAKAAEERLVEMEATIEGLRIEVIDSKKAESDTSCLMEEWKKKTGLLEVQLEEANELRKTSLETLASVMKQLEDNNAVLQDKEREVAALGAQVESLRLEVARRTTELDESSQHLGVAEQEAAEMGKMIAVLKSELQIAEEAKIHALNNEKAAILNMQQLTEERNKLENELDAARCKLEKDRKAMDGLASALHEVSTEVRETRERLLTKQSEVEDCHAQIEELKVSIKTNQKSYEIIQEKAKHEIVSVQDTAERLEKEIGNSRSELDSKVLHFVNSIERSEEEITTMRADMEKITDSLKEAELRVRAAREEELRMMDKLKHLESEAGSASIDAEEAKAESLRLKEMLLDKENELQSISQENDDLRVRETAALEKVKELSLLVAEAASKKPEQNGEISRHSKHSDLTVSVDSSEENTGDVCGAQKANSEVALEKLEEHSSDKVIMEDKKTYNGALEEEETDLEGTTWENCKTMDKDLSTEREHETESTYDELDLKMDVVSLDIAKGLTPGNIEIGATSPNKQRQQQQQKKKKAFMQRVGSLLKKKSNK; from the exons ATGCTGTCCTCCAAATCCAA ATCCGGTTTATCTGAAGCTTCTGTTAGCAAAGGCACACCAGCAACTCCTAGGGCTGGTAAATCCGGAAGGGGTGGATCTACCAAGGCAGATCCGTTTTCGCCTTCACCTCAGCAGCCATCACGCGCTTCCATCGATCGATCACCGAAGTCAGTTGAATCTAGGCCTACCATCGAGCACCGTTCGCCTAAGATCACCACTTCTGAT CAACCACGCTCGGTCAAGGGATTGGAGTTGCAGACACAGCTGAGTGCGGCTCAGGAGGATCTGAAGAAGGCAAAAGAGCAGTTGGCATCTGTTGAGAAGGAGAAGAGCCTAATTCTTGAGGAATTAAAATTATCAAAGAAATCTGCTGACGAGGCGAACGACAAGCTTCAAGATGCGCTTGTTGCACAGAGGATAGCAGAAGAAGCTTCGGAGATCGACAAGTTCCGGGCAGATGAGTTGGAGCAGGCTGGGATCGATGCTGCACAGAAGAAGGAAGACGAATGGGAGGAGGAGTTTGAAATTGTTCGGAACCAGCATGCTTTTGATGTTGCGGCACTGCTTTCCACAACTCAGGAGCTCCAGAGGGTGAAGCAAGAACTGGCAATGACCACAGAGGCTAAGAACAGTGCCTTGGGCCATGCTGACGATGCGATGAAGATTGCTGAGATCAATGCAGACAAGGTGGagctcttatccagggaagttagCCGCCTCAAAGCTTTGCTTGATTCAGCTGTGGAGGGTAAGAACACTGAAGCTTCAGAGCTAGCTGAGAAGGAAATGGACTTGAAAGCAATGTTAAACTTGGCTCAGGAGGACTTTAAGAAGTCAAATGAGCGATTGGTTTCTGCTAAAGCAGAGAAGACCCACATTCTCGAGGAATTAAAGGAAGCCAAGGGGTTGGCTGATGAAGCTAGTGAGCGACTCAAAGAGAATCTTTCTGCTCAAGAAAGAGCTGAGGAGGATTTGGAAGCTTACAAGATTCGTGCAAGCAATTTGGAGCAAGACAACATCAGAAGTGctaagaagagagaagaagagtgGCGGACGAAGCTCGAAATTGTTGAAAACCAGCATGCCCTGAATGTTGCCAAATTACTTTCGACTACGGAGGAGCTCGAAAAGGTACAACATGAACTTAGAATGGCCATTGATGCAAAGAACACTGCCCTGATTCAGGCTAGTGAAGCGATGAAGAGTGCAGAAATTAATGCAGAGAAGCTGGAGCTTCTTTCGGGGGAAACCAGCCAGCTTAAAGCCTTGCTTGACTCCAAGTTGGAGTTAGATTTGGTGGTCTTTACATTGAAGAATGAGCTTGAGAAAGCAAAGGCTGCTGAAGAAAGGTTGGTAGAGATGGAAGCAACAATTGAGGGTCTTAGGATCGAGGTCATCGATTCAAAGAAGGCTGAATCAGATACTAGCTGTCTAATGGAGGAGTGGAAGAAGAAGACCGGGCTGCTAGAAGTTCAACTGGAGGAAGCAAATGAGCTGAGAAAAACCTCCTTGGAGACTCTTGCTTCTGTCATGAAACAGCTGGAGGATAACAATGCTGTCTTGCAGGACAAAGAACGTGAAGTAGCTGCTCTTGGAGCTCAGGTGGAATCTTTGAGGCTTGAGGTTGCTAGACGCACAACAGAACTCGACGAATCAAGTCAGCATCTTGGTGTAGCAGAACAAGAAGCAGCAGAGATGGGAAAGATGATTGCTGTTCTAAAATCTGAGCTTCAGATTGCAGAGGAAGCAAAAATTCATGCTCTAAATAATGAGAAGGCGGCTATTTTAAATATGCAACAGTTGACAGAGGAGAGGAACAAATTGGAAAATGAACTGGATGCTGCTCGGTGCAAACTTGAGAAAGATCGGAAGGCAATGGATGGCTTGGCTTCAGCTTTGCATGAAGTATCGACAGAAGTGCGTGAAACACGAGAAAGGTTGTTAACTAAACAATCTGAGGTTGAGGATTGCCATGCTCAGATAGAGGAGTTGAAGGTGAGTATCAAGACAAATCAAAAAAGTTACGAGATAATCCAAGAGAAAGCGAAGCATGAGATAGTTAGTGTTCAAGATACTGCCGAAAGACTTGAAAAGGAAATTGGGAATTCGAGATCTGAGCTGGACTCGAAAGTGCTTCATTTTGTGAATTCTATTGAGAGATCAGAGGAGGAAATTACCACCATGAGGGCAGACATGGAGAAGATAACTGACTCATTGAAAGAAGCAGAACTCAGAGTAAGGGCTGCAAGAGAAGAGGAACTCCGAATGATGGATAAGCTTAAGCATTTGGAGTCTGAGGCAGGTTCCGCAAGCATAGACGCGGAAGAAGCGAAGGCTGAGAGTTTGCgactgaaggagatgctattggaCAAGGAGAATGAGCTGCAAAGTATAAGTCAGGAGAACGATGACCTCAGGGTACGAGAAACTGCAGCCTTAGAGAAGGTGAAAGAACTATCTTTGTTAGTAGCTGAGGCCGCATCCAAGAAGCCCGAGCAAAATGGTGAAATATCAAGGCATTCAAAGCATTCTGACCTAACAGTCTCAGTTGATTCCTCAGAGGAAAATACAGGTGATGTGTGTGGAGCACAGAAAGCAAACTCAGAAGTAGCTTTGGAAAAGCTGGAAGAACATAGCAGCGATAAAGTGATAATGGAGGACAAGAAGACGTATAATGGtgctctagaagaagaagaaacagatcTGGAAGGTACAACATGGGAAAATTGCAAGACAATGGACAAGGATCTGTCAACAGAGAGGGAGCATGAGACCGAGTCCACATACGATGAATTGGACTTGAAGATGGATGTTGTTAGCTTGGATATCGCGAAAGGATTAACACCGGGCAATATTGAAATTGGAGCAACCTCGCCCAATAAGCAGCGGCAACAACAacagcaaaagaaaaagaaggcattcaTGCAGAGAGTTGGGAGCCTACTGAAAAAAAAGAGCAACAAGTAA
- the LOC103985316 gene encoding WEB family protein At4g27595, chloroplastic isoform X1 has translation MLSSKSKSGLSEASVSKGTPATPRAGKSGRGGSTKADPFSPSPQQPSRASIDRSPKSVESRPTIEHRSPKITTSDKQPRSVKGLELQTQLSAAQEDLKKAKEQLASVEKEKSLILEELKLSKKSADEANDKLQDALVAQRIAEEASEIDKFRADELEQAGIDAAQKKEDEWEEEFEIVRNQHAFDVAALLSTTQELQRVKQELAMTTEAKNSALGHADDAMKIAEINADKVELLSREVSRLKALLDSAVEGKNTEASELAEKEMDLKAMLNLAQEDFKKSNERLVSAKAEKTHILEELKEAKGLADEASERLKENLSAQERAEEDLEAYKIRASNLEQDNIRSAKKREEEWRTKLEIVENQHALNVAKLLSTTEELEKVQHELRMAIDAKNTALIQASEAMKSAEINAEKLELLSGETSQLKALLDSKLELDLVVFTLKNELEKAKAAEERLVEMEATIEGLRIEVIDSKKAESDTSCLMEEWKKKTGLLEVQLEEANELRKTSLETLASVMKQLEDNNAVLQDKEREVAALGAQVESLRLEVARRTTELDESSQHLGVAEQEAAEMGKMIAVLKSELQIAEEAKIHALNNEKAAILNMQQLTEERNKLENELDAARCKLEKDRKAMDGLASALHEVSTEVRETRERLLTKQSEVEDCHAQIEELKVSIKTNQKSYEIIQEKAKHEIVSVQDTAERLEKEIGNSRSELDSKVLHFVNSIERSEEEITTMRADMEKITDSLKEAELRVRAAREEELRMMDKLKHLESEAGSASIDAEEAKAESLRLKEMLLDKENELQSISQENDDLRVRETAALEKVKELSLLVAEAASKKPEQNGEISRHSKHSDLTVSVDSSEENTGDVCGAQKANSEVALEKLEEHSSDKVIMEDKKTYNGALEEEETDLEGTTWENCKTMDKDLSTEREHETESTYDELDLKMDVVSLDIAKGLTPGNIEIGATSPNKQRQQQQQKKKKAFMQRVGSLLKKKSNK, from the exons ATGCTGTCCTCCAAATCCAA ATCCGGTTTATCTGAAGCTTCTGTTAGCAAAGGCACACCAGCAACTCCTAGGGCTGGTAAATCCGGAAGGGGTGGATCTACCAAGGCAGATCCGTTTTCGCCTTCACCTCAGCAGCCATCACGCGCTTCCATCGATCGATCACCGAAGTCAGTTGAATCTAGGCCTACCATCGAGCACCGTTCGCCTAAGATCACCACTTCTGAT AAGCAACCACGCTCGGTCAAGGGATTGGAGTTGCAGACACAGCTGAGTGCGGCTCAGGAGGATCTGAAGAAGGCAAAAGAGCAGTTGGCATCTGTTGAGAAGGAGAAGAGCCTAATTCTTGAGGAATTAAAATTATCAAAGAAATCTGCTGACGAGGCGAACGACAAGCTTCAAGATGCGCTTGTTGCACAGAGGATAGCAGAAGAAGCTTCGGAGATCGACAAGTTCCGGGCAGATGAGTTGGAGCAGGCTGGGATCGATGCTGCACAGAAGAAGGAAGACGAATGGGAGGAGGAGTTTGAAATTGTTCGGAACCAGCATGCTTTTGATGTTGCGGCACTGCTTTCCACAACTCAGGAGCTCCAGAGGGTGAAGCAAGAACTGGCAATGACCACAGAGGCTAAGAACAGTGCCTTGGGCCATGCTGACGATGCGATGAAGATTGCTGAGATCAATGCAGACAAGGTGGagctcttatccagggaagttagCCGCCTCAAAGCTTTGCTTGATTCAGCTGTGGAGGGTAAGAACACTGAAGCTTCAGAGCTAGCTGAGAAGGAAATGGACTTGAAAGCAATGTTAAACTTGGCTCAGGAGGACTTTAAGAAGTCAAATGAGCGATTGGTTTCTGCTAAAGCAGAGAAGACCCACATTCTCGAGGAATTAAAGGAAGCCAAGGGGTTGGCTGATGAAGCTAGTGAGCGACTCAAAGAGAATCTTTCTGCTCAAGAAAGAGCTGAGGAGGATTTGGAAGCTTACAAGATTCGTGCAAGCAATTTGGAGCAAGACAACATCAGAAGTGctaagaagagagaagaagagtgGCGGACGAAGCTCGAAATTGTTGAAAACCAGCATGCCCTGAATGTTGCCAAATTACTTTCGACTACGGAGGAGCTCGAAAAGGTACAACATGAACTTAGAATGGCCATTGATGCAAAGAACACTGCCCTGATTCAGGCTAGTGAAGCGATGAAGAGTGCAGAAATTAATGCAGAGAAGCTGGAGCTTCTTTCGGGGGAAACCAGCCAGCTTAAAGCCTTGCTTGACTCCAAGTTGGAGTTAGATTTGGTGGTCTTTACATTGAAGAATGAGCTTGAGAAAGCAAAGGCTGCTGAAGAAAGGTTGGTAGAGATGGAAGCAACAATTGAGGGTCTTAGGATCGAGGTCATCGATTCAAAGAAGGCTGAATCAGATACTAGCTGTCTAATGGAGGAGTGGAAGAAGAAGACCGGGCTGCTAGAAGTTCAACTGGAGGAAGCAAATGAGCTGAGAAAAACCTCCTTGGAGACTCTTGCTTCTGTCATGAAACAGCTGGAGGATAACAATGCTGTCTTGCAGGACAAAGAACGTGAAGTAGCTGCTCTTGGAGCTCAGGTGGAATCTTTGAGGCTTGAGGTTGCTAGACGCACAACAGAACTCGACGAATCAAGTCAGCATCTTGGTGTAGCAGAACAAGAAGCAGCAGAGATGGGAAAGATGATTGCTGTTCTAAAATCTGAGCTTCAGATTGCAGAGGAAGCAAAAATTCATGCTCTAAATAATGAGAAGGCGGCTATTTTAAATATGCAACAGTTGACAGAGGAGAGGAACAAATTGGAAAATGAACTGGATGCTGCTCGGTGCAAACTTGAGAAAGATCGGAAGGCAATGGATGGCTTGGCTTCAGCTTTGCATGAAGTATCGACAGAAGTGCGTGAAACACGAGAAAGGTTGTTAACTAAACAATCTGAGGTTGAGGATTGCCATGCTCAGATAGAGGAGTTGAAGGTGAGTATCAAGACAAATCAAAAAAGTTACGAGATAATCCAAGAGAAAGCGAAGCATGAGATAGTTAGTGTTCAAGATACTGCCGAAAGACTTGAAAAGGAAATTGGGAATTCGAGATCTGAGCTGGACTCGAAAGTGCTTCATTTTGTGAATTCTATTGAGAGATCAGAGGAGGAAATTACCACCATGAGGGCAGACATGGAGAAGATAACTGACTCATTGAAAGAAGCAGAACTCAGAGTAAGGGCTGCAAGAGAAGAGGAACTCCGAATGATGGATAAGCTTAAGCATTTGGAGTCTGAGGCAGGTTCCGCAAGCATAGACGCGGAAGAAGCGAAGGCTGAGAGTTTGCgactgaaggagatgctattggaCAAGGAGAATGAGCTGCAAAGTATAAGTCAGGAGAACGATGACCTCAGGGTACGAGAAACTGCAGCCTTAGAGAAGGTGAAAGAACTATCTTTGTTAGTAGCTGAGGCCGCATCCAAGAAGCCCGAGCAAAATGGTGAAATATCAAGGCATTCAAAGCATTCTGACCTAACAGTCTCAGTTGATTCCTCAGAGGAAAATACAGGTGATGTGTGTGGAGCACAGAAAGCAAACTCAGAAGTAGCTTTGGAAAAGCTGGAAGAACATAGCAGCGATAAAGTGATAATGGAGGACAAGAAGACGTATAATGGtgctctagaagaagaagaaacagatcTGGAAGGTACAACATGGGAAAATTGCAAGACAATGGACAAGGATCTGTCAACAGAGAGGGAGCATGAGACCGAGTCCACATACGATGAATTGGACTTGAAGATGGATGTTGTTAGCTTGGATATCGCGAAAGGATTAACACCGGGCAATATTGAAATTGGAGCAACCTCGCCCAATAAGCAGCGGCAACAACAacagcaaaagaaaaagaaggcattcaTGCAGAGAGTTGGGAGCCTACTGAAAAAAAAGAGCAACAAGTAA